Below is a genomic region from Sphingopyxis terrae subsp. terrae NBRC 15098.
ACCTGTGGCCGTACATGTTCGCGCGCGTCGCCGAGGAATATGACGAGCGTTTCGGGCTCGATCGCGCGCATCTGCGCGCCATTTCGGCGAATAACTTCGCCAATGCGAAGAAGAACCCCAACTCGCAGACGCGCGGCTGGGCGGTGACCGACGATCATCTCGGCGAGAATGATGAGGTCAATCCGCTGATCGAAGGAAGCCTGCGCAAATCCGACTGCGGACAGGTGACCGACGGCGCTGCCGCCATCTTCCTCGCCTCGCGCGAGGTTGCCGAGGCTTATGCGAAGCGCCGCGGCATCCCGCTCGAAAGCATCCCGCGCATCAAGGGCTGGGGCCACGCCACCGCCCCCCTGCTCTATTCGACCAAGGTCGCCGACAGTCGCGGCGGCGACTATGTCTTCCCCAGCGTGCGCAAGGCGATGATGGACGCGCTGCGCCGCGCCGAGATGCCCGATATCTATGCCTGCGACGGGGTCGAGGTGCATGATTGCTTCTCGATAACCGAATATATGGCGATCGATCATTTCGGCATCACCAAGCCAGGCGAAAGCTGGCGCGCGGTCGAGGACGGGACGATTGCGCTCGGCGGCAAGCTGCCGGTCAATCCGTCGGGCGGGCTGATCGGGCTCGGCCATCCGGTCGGCGCGACGGGCGTGCGGATGCTGCTCGACGGCTGGCGGCAGGTAACGGGCAATGCCGGCGACTATCAGGTCGAAGGCGCGCGCAATTTCGCGACCTTCAACGTCGGCGGCAGTGCCACGACCGCAGTCAGCTTCGTCGTCGGCACCTGATTTGACCGACGTCTATATCTACGACGCGGTGCGGACACCGCGCGGCAAAGCGCGGCCGGACGGCGGCCTTGCAAAGCTCAGCCCGCAGGAACTGGTTCGCCAGCAGATCATCGCGCTGCGCGCGCGATGCGGCGATGCGGCGGCCGCGCCCGACGCGCTGCTGCTCGGCTGCGTAACGCAGAGCGGCACGCAGGGCGGCCACATCGCGCTGGTCGCCAAACTCCACGCCGGTCTGCCGCACGAAACCATCGCACACAGCATCAACAATTACTGCGCATCGGGCCTTTCGGCCATCGGCCAGGCGATTGCGAAGGTGGCGAGCGGCGAGATGAATTCGATCCTCGCCGGCGGCGTCGAATCGATGAGCAGCGCGCCCTTTCTGGGCGACCGGGCGAGCTTCTACACCAACGCCGAGTTGCCGCCGCATGCTCGCTTCGTTCCGCCGGTTCTCGGCGCCGACCGGCTCGCCCATGCCGAAGACATTGCGCGTGCCGACCTAGACGCTGTCGCCCTCCTGTCACAGCAGCGCGCGGTGGCGGCGGAGGACAGCCTGGCGCTGCAACGCTCGCGCATCGACACCGGGGCGCTGTCGCGCGAGGAATGCCTGCGCCCGCAAACCAGCGCGGAGACCCTCGCCGACACACCGCCAGCTTTTGGCGACCTGCAGGATCAATATGCTGGGGCGCTCGGCGGCGTGCGCTTTGCGCCGCTGCACAGCGTCGCCCACACGCCGCCGATCTGCGACGGCACCGCCCTCGCGCTTCTCGGAACCGACGGGCTCGGCGACGCCCCGCGCGCGCGCGTCGTCGCCTTTGCCGAATGCGGCGGCGATCCGGCCGCGTCGCTGACCGCCGGCTTCGCCGCGATGGACAAGGTATTGGCACGCACCGGACTGACGATCGACGCCATGGATCGCATCGAATTCATGGAAGCCTTCGCGGTCACCATCGCCAAATTCCTGCGCGATTATGATGTCGATCCGATGCGGGTGAA
It encodes:
- a CDS encoding acetyl-CoA C-acyltransferase → MTDVYIYDAVRTPRGKARPDGGLAKLSPQELVRQQIIALRARCGDAAAAPDALLLGCVTQSGTQGGHIALVAKLHAGLPHETIAHSINNYCASGLSAIGQAIAKVASGEMNSILAGGVESMSSAPFLGDRASFYTNAELPPHARFVPPVLGADRLAHAEDIARADLDAVALLSQQRAVAAEDSLALQRSRIDTGALSREECLRPQTSAETLADTPPAFGDLQDQYAGALGGVRFAPLHSVAHTPPICDGTALALLGTDGLGDAPRARVVAFAECGGDPAASLTAGFAAMDKVLARTGLTIDAMDRIEFMEAFAVTIAKFLRDYDVDPMRVNVGGGHLAKGHPMGASGAILTSALLDALDACDGRLGLVVVTGAMGVGAALIVERIDRS
- a CDS encoding acetyl-CoA acetyltransferase; the protein is MAKDVFILGGAQTDFARNLEREGGGLFELFRDVAEAAFAATGIEPREVETAHVGNFVGELFAGQGQLGGFFGHVHPDLAGIPASRHEAACASGSIAILAAAAEIEAERYGLVLVLGIELMRNVPGQRAAEYLGAAAWAGREAQEARYLWPYMFARVAEEYDERFGLDRAHLRAISANNFANAKKNPNSQTRGWAVTDDHLGENDEVNPLIEGSLRKSDCGQVTDGAAAIFLASREVAEAYAKRRGIPLESIPRIKGWGHATAPLLYSTKVADSRGGDYVFPSVRKAMMDALRRAEMPDIYACDGVEVHDCFSITEYMAIDHFGITKPGESWRAVEDGTIALGGKLPVNPSGGLIGLGHPVGATGVRMLLDGWRQVTGNAGDYQVEGARNFATFNVGGSATTAVSFVVGT